One segment of Hirundo rustica isolate bHirRus1 chromosome 21, bHirRus1.pri.v3, whole genome shotgun sequence DNA contains the following:
- the CDX4 gene encoding homeobox protein CDX-4, producing the protein MYVSSLLEKEPSMYPGSARANNNLPVQNFVSAPAYSDYMGYHPVPGLDTHGQAAPAWGSHYGPQREDWSAYGPGPSSAVPAAHINGSSPGQGSYSSADYSSLHPAAAAAALPPVDTINAQQISPNSQRHSSYEWMRKTVQTNTAGKTRTKEKYRVVYTDHQRLELEKEFHCNRYITIRRKSELAANLGLSERQVKIWFQNRRAKERKMIKKKISQFDGSGGSAQSDSGSLSPNELSNTLFPPPHGINGLQPNDIHQVIVSE; encoded by the exons ATGTACGTCAGCTCGCTCTTGGAGAAGGAGCCCAGCATGTACCCAGGATCTGCCAGGGCCAACAACAACCTGCCCGTGCAAAACTTCGTGTCTGCTCCAGCCTACTCCGACTACATGGGAtaccaccctgtgccaggcctggacACCCACGGGCAGGCGGCGCCGGCCTGGGGCTCCCACTACGGCCCCCAGCGCGAGGACTGGAGCGCCTACGGCCCAGGCCCTTCCAGCGCCGTGCCCGCTGCCCACATCAACGGCTCGTCCCCTGGCCAGGGCTCCTACAGCTCTGCCGACTACAGCTCCCTGCaccccgctgctgctgctgcagccttaCCTCCTGTAGATACAATTAATGCCCAGCAAATCTCTCCCAACAGCCAAAGGCACAGCTCTTACGAGTGGATGAGGAAAACGGTGCAAACCAACACTGCTG gtaaaacaagaacaaaagaaaagtaCCGGGTTGTTTATACAGATCACCAGAGACTGGAATTAGAGAAGGAATTTCACTGCAACAGATACATTACAATCAGGAGGAAGTCAGAACTCGCAGCAAACCTGGGACTCTCCGAAAGACAG GTGAAAATCTGGTTCCAGAATCGCCgagcaaaagagagaaaaatgatcAAGAAGAAAATCTCACAGTTTGATGGCAGCGGGGGCTCTGCTCAGAGTGACTCTGGTTCACTCAGTCCAAATGAACTGTCAAATACTCTGTTCCCACCACCACATGGAATAAATGGATTACAGCCTAATGACATTCATCAAGTCATAGTTTCAGAatga